Below is a genomic region from Acomys russatus chromosome 3, mAcoRus1.1, whole genome shotgun sequence.
AGAGAGAATATTACACGTATTTCTCGGATGATTTTTCCTCATGCTACGTGTAAAGTCAGAAGATGAAGTGGAATCACATTACCCGGGCAAtcgtctttctttctcttgctggaCTTGGCATTGTGGGAAATACCCTAGTATTTGTGAGACAGCTATACATGGTTGCCTTGGGGGCTGAGAAAAAACCTGTAGACCTTATTTTCATCCACTTGGCATTTTGTAATGTGATTATTATTTGTAGCGTAGGGATCAGAGACATGGGCACAATGTTTTATTTCAGCAACTTCCTAGGAGATATTGGCTGTAAAGCTGTGGTTTATCTGGCAAGGATGGCACGGGGCCTCTCCATCTGCACGACCTGTCTCCTCAGCGTGGTCCAGGCACTCACCATCAGTTCCAGGACCACCATTTGGAGAAAGCTCAAGCCACAGACCTCATGGCaagttcttccttttctcctcctcttttggaTTGTTAATTTGCTCATAAGCTCCAACTTGCTCTGCTACATCAAAGCAAGTGCTGAATTGAACAAGTCTGTAGCTGGAACATTCACTGGTCACTGCTATATGCTGCCATCCAGACATATCATCAAGt
It encodes:
- the LOC127186921 gene encoding putative vomeronasal receptor-like protein 4 translates to MKWNHITRAIVFLSLAGLGIVGNTLVFVRQLYMVALGAEKKPVDLIFIHLAFCNVIIICSVGIRDMGTMFYFSNFLGDIGCKAVVYLARMARGLSICTTCLLSVVQALTISSRTTIWRKLKPQTSWQVLPFLLLFWIVNLLISSNLLCYIKASAELNKSVAGTFTGHCYMLPSRHIIKWLFLSLMTLRDAIFQSLMGWSSGSTALHLYKHHQHVLYLHSSRFANNSPPEIRATWSVLILMACFIFFYWVDFIFSFYTGFTVTNDSIVLSIKTVLDIAYASFSPYVLIIRDVRVPNILQAHREV